One Arthrobacter sp. StoSoilB19 DNA window includes the following coding sequences:
- a CDS encoding cystathionine gamma-synthase has protein sequence MSLPENQGFNTRAVHAGQDFEPRTGAVVPPLHFSSTYAQDGIGGLRSGYEYGRGGNPTRDALQEQLASLELGTSAYSFSSGLAAEDALIRALTRPGDHIVLGNDAYGGTYRLISRVLGDWGIGNTPVDMANLDMVRDAVASHKTRFLWVETPSNPLMKITDIAALADIAHDAGALLVVDNTFASPYLQTPLALGADVVVHSTTKYIGGHSDVVGGAVVVKDAELAEKIGFVQFAVGAVSGPMDAFLTTRGLKTLGVRMDRHSENGQAVAEWLLERPEVEAVLYPGLPSHPGHELAKKQMRKFGGMVSVQFKGGEAAARKVAESTSVFTLAESLGGIESLMNYPSEMTHASVKGTELAVPVNLLRLSCGIEDVEDLIADLDQAFSAIP, from the coding sequence ATGTCCCTGCCTGAAAACCAAGGTTTCAACACCCGCGCCGTCCACGCCGGCCAGGACTTCGAGCCCCGCACCGGAGCCGTGGTGCCGCCGCTGCACTTCAGTTCCACCTATGCCCAGGACGGGATCGGGGGACTGCGCAGCGGCTACGAATACGGGCGCGGCGGAAACCCCACCCGGGACGCGCTGCAGGAACAGCTCGCGTCGCTGGAACTGGGCACCTCCGCCTACAGCTTCAGCTCCGGCCTGGCCGCGGAGGACGCCCTGATCCGCGCGCTGACCCGCCCCGGGGACCACATCGTGCTGGGCAATGACGCCTACGGTGGCACGTACCGGCTGATCAGCCGGGTGCTCGGCGACTGGGGAATTGGCAACACCCCCGTGGACATGGCCAACCTGGACATGGTCCGCGACGCCGTGGCCTCCCATAAGACCCGCTTCCTGTGGGTGGAGACACCCTCCAATCCGCTGATGAAGATCACCGACATCGCAGCGCTCGCGGACATAGCGCACGACGCCGGGGCCCTCCTGGTGGTCGACAACACCTTCGCGTCCCCCTACCTGCAGACCCCGCTCGCCCTGGGTGCGGACGTGGTGGTCCACTCCACCACCAAGTACATCGGCGGCCACTCCGACGTGGTGGGCGGCGCCGTCGTGGTGAAGGACGCCGAACTGGCGGAAAAGATCGGCTTCGTCCAGTTCGCCGTGGGCGCCGTGTCCGGGCCCATGGACGCCTTCCTGACCACCCGCGGACTGAAGACCCTGGGCGTCCGCATGGACCGGCACAGCGAGAACGGGCAGGCCGTGGCGGAGTGGCTGCTGGAACGCCCGGAGGTTGAGGCCGTCCTGTATCCGGGCCTGCCCAGCCACCCCGGCCATGAGCTCGCCAAAAAGCAGATGCGGAAGTTCGGCGGCATGGTCTCGGTGCAGTTCAAGGGCGGTGAGGCGGCGGCCCGGAAGGTGGCGGAGTCCACGTCCGTGTTCACGCTCGCCGAATCCCTGGGCGGGATCGAGTCGCTGATGAACTACCCCTCCGAGATGACCCACGCGTCCGTCAAGGGCACCGAGCTGGCCGTCCCGGTCAACCTGCTGCGGCTGTCCTGCGGCATCGAGGACGTGGAGGACCTGATCGCGGACCTGGACCAGGCGTTCTCGGCCATCCCGTAA
- a CDS encoding LysM peptidoglycan-binding domain-containing protein yields MKQPFIPSPEGTSRSFATDEPRTDLNTGRPVISNRLWAGMATAAVVAAVGVGAMAAPPATLGGSTTAAAQVAEAASPPSPSAAAETATDAVASGQSDPGAASAVAAQAAAPAADPAPAPAPAAAEPAPEPAPAPAPAPAGDPNVYTVVPGDTVGAIAAGHGVDMNAMLAANGLSAYSIIYPGQTLLLTGPAIAVAAPAPAPAAAPAAAPAAAPAPAAAPAPAPAPVPAAPAIRTIYVAGSGGQSMVDACIGPIHFTPNDGYSLFITEHDFCGGWARFSGISVGETVSIPGYGTFTVTGRGTVPNPGTTNDVIAVFGGFPRAILQTCIPGTSQMLLIALN; encoded by the coding sequence ATGAAACAGCCTTTCATTCCCTCCCCCGAGGGCACCAGCAGAAGCTTCGCCACCGACGAACCACGGACTGACCTCAACACCGGCCGGCCGGTCATCAGCAACAGGTTATGGGCCGGCATGGCCACGGCGGCCGTTGTGGCCGCGGTAGGCGTGGGCGCCATGGCAGCGCCGCCCGCTACCCTCGGCGGAAGCACGACGGCGGCGGCCCAGGTGGCAGAGGCCGCCTCACCACCGTCGCCAAGCGCCGCAGCCGAAACAGCCACGGACGCCGTGGCATCCGGACAAAGCGATCCGGGTGCGGCATCGGCGGTGGCGGCACAGGCTGCTGCGCCGGCCGCCGACCCGGCGCCTGCCCCCGCACCGGCAGCAGCCGAACCTGCGCCGGAACCTGCGCCCGCACCGGCCCCCGCGCCTGCCGGTGACCCCAACGTGTACACCGTGGTCCCGGGCGACACCGTGGGCGCGATTGCTGCCGGCCATGGCGTGGACATGAACGCCATGCTCGCGGCCAACGGGCTCAGCGCCTACAGCATCATCTACCCTGGCCAGACGCTCCTGCTGACCGGTCCGGCCATCGCAGTGGCCGCACCCGCCCCGGCTCCGGCCGCGGCTCCGGCCGCGGCCCCGGCCGCGGCCCCGGCTCCAGCGGCCGCACCGGCACCTGCTCCGGCTCCCGTCCCCGCAGCGCCTGCAATCCGGACCATTTACGTTGCCGGCTCCGGCGGCCAGTCCATGGTGGACGCCTGCATCGGGCCCATCCACTTCACCCCCAATGACGGCTATTCGCTGTTCATCACCGAGCATGATTTCTGCGGCGGCTGGGCCCGGTTCTCCGGGATCAGCGTGGGTGAGACGGTGAGCATCCCGGGCTATGGAACCTTCACGGTAACGGGGCGCGGGACGGTCCCCAATCCCGGAACCACCAACGACGTGATTGCGGTGTTCGGCGGTTTCCCCCGGGCGATCCTGCAGACCTGCATCCCGGGCACAAGCCAGATGCTGCTGATCGCACTGAACTGA
- the trxA gene encoding thioredoxin produces MATLDITGEQFASTIEGNDIVLVDFWAEWCGPCKQFGPTYAAVSEKHPDVVFTKVDTEAEQQLAAEAGITSIPTLMAFREKVLVFSQPGALNAQQLEQVVDAVKALDMDEVHAHVARQREEAAAAASQPAGPRDGTQDGTQIPDF; encoded by the coding sequence ATGGCTACCCTCGACATCACAGGTGAACAGTTCGCATCCACGATCGAAGGCAACGACATTGTCCTGGTCGATTTCTGGGCAGAATGGTGCGGCCCCTGCAAGCAGTTCGGCCCCACCTACGCAGCAGTTTCCGAGAAGCACCCTGACGTCGTGTTCACCAAAGTGGACACCGAAGCAGAGCAGCAGCTGGCGGCGGAGGCAGGCATCACCTCCATCCCCACCCTGATGGCCTTCCGTGAAAAGGTGCTGGTGTTCTCGCAGCCCGGCGCCCTGAACGCCCAGCAGCTGGAACAGGTGGTGGACGCGGTGAAGGCACTGGACATGGACGAGGTCCACGCCCACGTGGCCCGCCAGCGGGAAGAAGCGGCAGCGGCGGCCAGCCAGCCTGCCGGCCCCCGGGACGGTACGCAGGACGGCACCCAGATCCCCGACTTCTAA
- a CDS encoding VOC family protein, with amino-acid sequence MMGGVVHFEIPADDQDRASKFYREALGWRIEPVPGMDYSMVITADMDDNGQPVAAGAINGGMMAREGEITNPVVTVDVPDINATLKRVEELGGSVVVPKNEIPGMGYTAYFRDSEGNVMGLWENLPAEGDAQRG; translated from the coding sequence ATGATGGGCGGAGTGGTGCATTTCGAAATCCCCGCGGACGACCAGGACCGGGCCAGCAAGTTCTACCGGGAAGCCTTGGGCTGGCGGATCGAACCAGTGCCAGGGATGGACTACAGCATGGTCATCACCGCGGACATGGATGACAACGGCCAGCCAGTGGCCGCCGGTGCCATCAACGGGGGCATGATGGCCAGGGAGGGGGAGATCACCAACCCGGTGGTCACGGTGGACGTCCCGGACATCAATGCCACCCTCAAGAGGGTGGAGGAACTGGGTGGATCAGTGGTGGTACCGAAGAACGAAATTCCCGGCATGGGCTACACGGCCTACTTCAGGGATTCCGAGGGCAATGTGATGGGCCTCTGGGAGAATCTCCCGGCCGAAGGGGACGCCCAGCGCGGCTGA
- a CDS encoding 3-methyladenine DNA glycosylase translates to MTIAEAPPRVAAAADVSLRWYPEAPYSLSRTLAPLLRGNSDPSFCVQGDVIWNAFTTPAGPATMRLAPAGGEAADGPLVDIQAWGPGAAAAVRAAPRLLGDDDDWRGFDEPSFHATLPHMVREARRRSLAVRLPSSGRMVDQLVPIILEQKVTVIEARRAYRYLVHRYGTPAPRAGTSTPAGLVVAPTAAQWLQVPSWEWHRAGVGPQRSATVMRALRSAAALERLAALPAAEAAGKMQVIPGIGVWTAAEVVQRTHGCPDSISVGDYHLAAYVGAALTGRRTDDAGMLRLLEPWRGHRQRVVRMIQSTGYRKPTFGPRMTLQDHRGH, encoded by the coding sequence ATGACGATCGCAGAGGCACCTCCCCGGGTGGCAGCCGCGGCGGACGTGTCCCTGCGGTGGTATCCGGAGGCTCCGTACAGCCTTTCCCGCACGCTTGCGCCTCTTCTGCGGGGCAACAGTGATCCTTCCTTCTGCGTTCAAGGCGACGTTATCTGGAATGCGTTTACGACGCCGGCCGGTCCGGCAACAATGCGGCTCGCCCCGGCGGGCGGCGAGGCAGCAGACGGCCCCTTGGTGGACATCCAGGCCTGGGGTCCCGGTGCCGCGGCCGCCGTCAGGGCAGCGCCCCGGCTCCTGGGGGACGACGACGACTGGCGGGGTTTCGACGAACCCTCCTTCCATGCCACACTGCCCCACATGGTCCGGGAGGCCCGGCGGCGCAGCCTGGCGGTGCGGCTGCCGTCCAGCGGCCGCATGGTGGACCAGCTGGTGCCGATCATCCTGGAGCAGAAGGTGACGGTCATTGAGGCGCGGCGCGCCTACCGCTATCTGGTGCACCGGTACGGAACCCCGGCGCCCCGGGCCGGTACGTCCACCCCGGCCGGGCTGGTGGTGGCGCCAACGGCAGCGCAGTGGCTGCAGGTTCCCAGTTGGGAGTGGCACAGGGCCGGCGTGGGTCCCCAGCGCTCAGCCACCGTCATGCGCGCGCTGCGCTCCGCCGCCGCACTTGAACGGCTCGCCGCGCTGCCGGCCGCGGAAGCTGCCGGGAAGATGCAGGTCATTCCGGGCATCGGGGTATGGACCGCCGCCGAGGTTGTGCAGCGCACCCACGGCTGCCCGGATTCGATCTCCGTGGGCGACTACCACCTCGCCGCCTACGTGGGGGCGGCGCTCACCGGACGCAGGACGGACGACGCCGGGATGCTCCGGCTGCTGGAACCCTGGCGGGGGCACCGGCAGCGCGTGGTCCGGATGATCCAGAGCACCGGTTACCGCAAGCCCACTTTTGGCCCGCGGATGACCCTCCAGGACCACCGGGGGCACTGA
- a CDS encoding AMP-binding protein has protein sequence MRAYTAGDTDVPLLEETIGANFERVAAQFPLHDALIEAAPVPGADARRWSYTKMNDDVDRLARALLALGIAKGERVGIWSPNCAEWTLLQYATAKAGAILVNVNPAYRSHELEFVVKQNGMRMLFTAPSDNNSDYVAMARQALLTCPDLRELVFLPDHGLDGLTAGSPQSDAELTYAELLKRADDVSHAALKARMAELHPHDPINLQYTSGTTGFPKGATLTHHNILNNGYAIGELLGYTDHDRVVIPVPFYHCFGMVIGNLNALSHGAATIIPGRGFSPAAALEAVQDFAGTSLYGVPTMFIAELALPDFASYDLSTLRTGVMAGSLCPIEVMNRVISEMNMVDVAICYGMTETSPVSTMTRKGDTLQQRTETVGRTMPQLESRIVDPATGEELERGQIGELCTRGYAVMAGYWNQPDKTAEAIDADGWMHTGDLARMDDDGYVVVEGRIKDMVIRGGENIYPREIEEFLYTHPAIQDVQVIGVPDPTYGEELMACIILKPGAERLDAAAVAEYCRGRLAHYKIPRYVEVRESFPMTVSGKVRKVQMREEAVARLRL, from the coding sequence ATGCGTGCTTATACAGCCGGGGACACTGACGTCCCGCTCCTGGAGGAAACCATCGGCGCGAACTTCGAGCGCGTGGCCGCCCAGTTCCCCCTCCATGACGCCTTGATTGAGGCCGCACCGGTGCCGGGCGCCGATGCCCGCCGCTGGAGCTACACAAAGATGAACGACGACGTCGACCGGCTGGCGCGTGCGCTCCTCGCCCTGGGCATCGCCAAGGGGGAGCGGGTGGGCATCTGGAGCCCCAACTGCGCCGAATGGACGCTGCTGCAGTACGCCACCGCCAAGGCCGGCGCCATCCTGGTCAACGTCAACCCGGCCTACCGCAGCCATGAACTGGAATTCGTGGTCAAGCAGAACGGCATGCGCATGCTGTTCACGGCGCCGTCGGACAACAACAGCGACTACGTGGCCATGGCGCGGCAGGCCCTGCTGACTTGCCCGGACCTGCGGGAGCTGGTCTTCCTGCCGGACCACGGCCTGGATGGGCTGACGGCCGGGAGCCCCCAAAGCGATGCCGAACTGACGTACGCCGAACTGCTCAAGCGGGCGGACGACGTGAGTCACGCTGCCCTGAAGGCCCGCATGGCCGAACTCCACCCGCACGATCCCATCAACCTGCAGTACACGTCCGGCACCACGGGCTTTCCCAAAGGCGCCACGCTCACGCACCACAACATCCTGAACAACGGCTACGCCATCGGTGAGCTGCTGGGCTACACGGACCATGACCGGGTGGTCATCCCGGTGCCCTTCTACCACTGCTTCGGGATGGTGATCGGCAACCTCAATGCGCTCAGCCACGGCGCCGCCACCATCATCCCTGGCCGCGGCTTCTCGCCGGCGGCCGCACTTGAGGCAGTGCAGGACTTCGCCGGAACATCCCTCTATGGGGTTCCCACCATGTTCATCGCCGAGCTCGCGCTGCCGGACTTCGCCTCCTATGACCTGTCCACGCTCCGCACGGGGGTGATGGCCGGTTCGCTGTGCCCCATCGAGGTGATGAACCGGGTGATCTCGGAAATGAACATGGTGGATGTGGCCATCTGCTACGGCATGACCGAGACCTCGCCCGTGTCCACGATGACCCGCAAGGGGGACACCCTCCAGCAGCGCACCGAGACCGTGGGCAGGACCATGCCGCAACTCGAGAGCCGGATCGTTGACCCTGCCACGGGGGAGGAACTGGAGCGCGGGCAGATCGGTGAGCTCTGCACCCGCGGCTACGCGGTGATGGCCGGGTACTGGAACCAGCCTGACAAGACGGCCGAAGCCATCGACGCCGACGGGTGGATGCACACCGGCGACCTCGCCCGGATGGACGACGACGGGTACGTGGTGGTGGAGGGCCGGATCAAGGACATGGTGATCCGGGGCGGGGAGAACATCTACCCCCGGGAAATCGAGGAGTTCCTGTACACGCACCCTGCCATCCAGGACGTCCAGGTGATTGGGGTTCCTGATCCCACATATGGGGAGGAGCTGATGGCCTGCATAATCCTCAAGCCGGGCGCGGAACGGCTGGACGCCGCAGCGGTGGCCGAGTACTGCCGGGGGAGGCTGGCCCACTACAAGATCCCGCGCTACGTGGAGGTGCGCGAGAGTTTCCCCATGACGGTCTCAGGGAAGGTCCGCAAGGTCCAGATGCGCGAGGAAGCGGTGGCCCGGCTGCGGCTCTGA
- a CDS encoding SLC13 family permease, translating into MKQFAWLKAARSYLLPGGTLAAGIATLALGALPLPAFGELSSRTIPILAFVLAMSLVTELVDEAGLFRVVTDRLAALGRGRVFQLWLLVVAVATVSTVFLSLDTTAVLVTPVVVLLAVHARIPPLPFALTSIWLANTASLLLPVSNLTNLLAQDRLGLSPWRFAGLVWAPALVGLLVPLVLLWLAFRRDLRGTYGPQPAHPIRDRTLLKAAAVTLLVLLPALVSGVPVQYPALAAAAFLLVVFLRRRPSVLRWSMVPWRPLMLTVGLFMLMEALHAHGLTALLAGVAGSGESLPALLQLAGLGAGAANAANNLPAYLALEPVAGSPARLAALLIGVNLGPLVTPWASLATLLWHERLRVLNVPIRWGGFALAGLVAVVLTVPLAVLALWLVSGTL; encoded by the coding sequence GTGAAGCAGTTCGCATGGCTGAAAGCCGCCCGGAGCTACCTGCTGCCCGGCGGAACGCTGGCAGCAGGTATAGCCACCCTGGCACTCGGTGCGCTCCCCCTGCCCGCGTTCGGGGAGCTTTCTTCCCGGACCATTCCCATCCTGGCCTTCGTGCTGGCCATGTCCCTGGTCACCGAACTGGTGGACGAGGCAGGACTGTTCCGGGTGGTGACGGACAGGCTGGCGGCCCTGGGCCGTGGCCGGGTCTTCCAGCTGTGGCTGCTGGTGGTGGCGGTGGCCACGGTGTCCACCGTGTTCCTGTCCCTGGATACGACGGCGGTGCTGGTGACGCCCGTGGTGGTCCTGCTGGCCGTCCATGCCCGGATCCCGCCGCTGCCGTTTGCGCTGACCAGCATCTGGCTGGCCAATACCGCTTCACTGCTGCTTCCCGTTTCCAACCTCACCAACCTCCTGGCCCAGGACCGGCTGGGCCTGAGCCCCTGGCGTTTTGCGGGGCTGGTGTGGGCGCCTGCCCTGGTGGGCCTTCTGGTCCCCCTGGTCCTGTTGTGGCTGGCTTTCCGGCGGGACCTGCGCGGAACATACGGGCCGCAGCCTGCGCATCCCATCCGCGACCGCACCCTGTTGAAGGCCGCTGCCGTCACGCTCCTGGTCCTGTTGCCTGCGCTGGTGTCCGGAGTGCCGGTGCAGTACCCGGCACTGGCAGCCGCGGCCTTCCTCCTGGTGGTCTTCCTGCGCCGCCGGCCGTCCGTCCTGCGGTGGTCAATGGTGCCATGGCGGCCGCTGATGCTGACGGTGGGCCTGTTCATGCTCATGGAAGCACTGCACGCGCACGGCCTGACCGCACTGCTGGCGGGTGTTGCCGGTTCCGGTGAGAGCCTGCCTGCGCTCCTGCAGCTGGCCGGGCTGGGCGCCGGTGCCGCCAACGCCGCCAACAACCTGCCCGCCTACCTGGCACTGGAACCGGTGGCGGGATCGCCGGCAAGGCTTGCGGCACTGCTCATCGGAGTGAACCTTGGGCCGCTGGTGACTCCGTGGGCGTCGCTGGCCACGCTGCTCTGGCATGAGCGGCTGCGGGTGCTGAACGTCCCCATCCGGTGGGGCGGGTTCGCCCTGGCCGGCCTGGTGGCCGTGGTGCTGACGGTGCCGCTGGCCGTCCTGGCGCTGTGGCTGGTTTCCGGCACACTGTGA
- a CDS encoding CBS domain-containing protein: MSAVREFMTTDARCIREGESLVDAARMMQDLDCGALPICGDDGKLKGMITDRDIVLKCVAAGRDPGQMMARDLASGKPYCVDADANVDAAIDMMEKHQVRRLPVISDHKLVGIISQGDIARNYSEQRVGELVEHISERHGI, encoded by the coding sequence ATGAGTGCTGTACGTGAATTCATGACCACGGATGCGCGATGTATCCGTGAAGGCGAGTCCCTTGTGGACGCCGCCCGGATGATGCAGGACCTGGACTGCGGCGCCCTCCCCATCTGCGGGGATGACGGCAAGTTGAAGGGCATGATCACCGACCGCGACATTGTGCTCAAGTGCGTCGCCGCCGGCCGTGACCCGGGCCAGATGATGGCCCGCGACCTCGCCTCCGGCAAGCCCTACTGCGTCGACGCCGACGCCAACGTCGATGCAGCCATCGACATGATGGAAAAGCACCAGGTCCGCAGGCTCCCGGTGATCTCCGACCACAAACTGGTGGGCATCATCAGCCAGGGCGACATTGCGCGCAACTACTCCGAACAGCGCGTAGGCGAACTGGTGGAGCACATCTCGGAGCGCCACGGGATATAG
- a CDS encoding antibiotic biosynthesis monooxygenase: MSAPIDLIATFIPNDGEFFRVKLALEIAIDEVVNEPGCIRYELTEATEEKLVLTEQWASEEDLDKHSKGTAVQDLNESLSALLAEPVKLERV; the protein is encoded by the coding sequence ATGAGTGCACCCATTGACCTGATAGCAACGTTCATTCCCAACGACGGCGAGTTCTTCCGCGTCAAGCTGGCCCTGGAAATCGCGATCGATGAGGTGGTGAACGAGCCAGGCTGCATCCGCTACGAGCTGACCGAAGCCACGGAGGAGAAGCTGGTCCTGACCGAACAGTGGGCGTCCGAGGAGGACCTGGACAAGCACTCCAAGGGCACCGCTGTGCAGGACCTGAACGAGTCGCTGAGCGCGTTGCTGGCCGAACCGGTCAAGCTGGAACGCGTCTGA
- a CDS encoding ion channel translates to MTQQRYRALAEWPLMATALVFLGAYAWQVIGRVEGSGADWLEAVMWVTWFVFVLDYSANLWLSADRRQWFIRNLHELVIVALPFFRPLRLLRLVTLLSVLHRTVGETLRGRVVTYVAGSAALLVFVGALAVLDVEQWAPDAKITTFGDALWWATATITTVGYGDMYPVTPIGRLVATALMMSGIAVLGVVTASIASWLVQRVEDTAETVAEAVEEPLRVEVTELVAEIASLRREIAELRERRTP, encoded by the coding sequence ATGACGCAGCAACGCTACCGGGCCCTGGCGGAGTGGCCCCTGATGGCGACGGCACTGGTATTTCTCGGCGCGTACGCCTGGCAGGTCATCGGCAGGGTCGAGGGCAGTGGGGCGGACTGGCTTGAGGCGGTCATGTGGGTGACCTGGTTCGTCTTCGTCCTGGACTACTCTGCAAACCTGTGGCTCTCGGCTGACCGGCGGCAGTGGTTCATCCGGAACCTGCACGAGCTGGTGATCGTGGCCTTGCCGTTCTTCCGGCCGCTGCGCCTGCTGCGCCTGGTCACATTGTTGTCCGTCCTGCACCGTACCGTGGGCGAAACGCTGCGCGGCCGCGTGGTCACGTATGTGGCGGGGTCCGCGGCGCTGCTGGTTTTTGTCGGTGCGCTGGCTGTGCTGGACGTCGAACAATGGGCGCCGGACGCCAAGATCACCACGTTCGGCGATGCCCTGTGGTGGGCCACCGCAACCATCACCACGGTGGGCTATGGGGACATGTACCCGGTGACGCCCATCGGCCGGCTGGTGGCCACGGCGCTGATGATGAGCGGCATCGCCGTGCTGGGTGTCGTGACGGCGTCCATTGCCTCCTGGCTCGTCCAGCGGGTTGAGGATACAGCGGAAACGGTGGCGGAGGCCGTGGAAGAGCCGCTGCGGGTTGAAGTGACGGAACTGGTGGCCGAGATTGCCTCATTGCGCCGGGAAATCGCCGAGCTGCGGGAACGCCGGACGCCGTAG
- a CDS encoding acyl-CoA thioesterase: MHLLLRTLLLLFRSKRRPPLAVWEPASLPLRVLPTDIDIAMHVNNGMYLSLMDLGRFDLMVRSGVWKRMRRRGWSPVVSAETISFRKSLQLWQDYAIETRIIGLDTKAIFFEQRMVADGEIYARAYIATRLVTKTGPVSQEEIIAEFGTPPGDLVLPEWIHEWRASSALPGSRTPSPHLWDANR, translated from the coding sequence ATGCACCTGCTCCTGAGAACACTGCTTCTGCTTTTCCGGTCGAAACGGCGGCCGCCGCTCGCCGTATGGGAACCGGCATCCTTGCCATTGCGCGTCCTGCCCACGGACATCGACATCGCCATGCACGTCAACAACGGCATGTACCTGTCCCTGATGGACCTGGGCCGGTTCGACCTCATGGTGCGCAGCGGCGTCTGGAAGCGGATGCGCCGCCGCGGCTGGAGCCCGGTGGTGTCGGCGGAAACCATCTCCTTCCGCAAATCCCTGCAGCTGTGGCAGGACTACGCCATCGAGACCCGCATCATCGGGCTGGACACCAAGGCGATCTTCTTCGAGCAGCGCATGGTGGCCGACGGCGAGATTTACGCACGTGCCTACATCGCCACCCGGCTGGTCACCAAGACCGGCCCGGTCAGCCAGGAGGAGATCATCGCGGAGTTCGGGACACCGCCCGGGGACCTGGTGCTGCCCGAGTGGATCCATGAGTGGCGCGCCTCCAGCGCCCTGCCCGGCAGCCGCACGCCTTCCCCGCACCTGTGGGATGCCAACCGCTGA
- a CDS encoding cystathionine beta-synthase: MKYAQSILDLIGNTPLIKLNHVTDGLKATILVKLEYLNPGGSIKDRIAAQMIEDAEREGKLKPGGTIVEPTSGNTGVGLALVAQQKGYKCIFVVPDKVGEDKRAVLQAYGAEVVVTPTSVPPDSPQSYYGVSDRITRETPGAYKPDQFSNPAAPGSHYKTTGPEIWRDTDGKVTHCVIGAGTGGTITGTGRYLKEVSADRPESDGGVVKIIGADPAGSVYSGGTGRPYFVEGVGEDMWPANYDKSVPDEVIAVSDADSFAMTRRLAREEGLLVGGSSGMAVVAALQAARDLPESAVVVVILPDSGRGYLAKIFNDQWMRSYGFLSGGEETSVGEVIKSKNGELPDLVHIHPNESVRDVINIMNEFGVSHIPVLSQEPPVVMGEVLGAVDERTLTAKLFRGEAKLTDKISEHMGPKLPVIGSLETISAARELLSDTDTLMVTFVGAPVGILTRHDLLAYLSN; this comes from the coding sequence ATGAAGTACGCCCAGTCCATCCTGGACCTCATCGGCAATACCCCGCTCATCAAACTCAACCACGTGACCGACGGCCTCAAGGCCACCATCCTGGTCAAACTTGAGTACCTGAATCCGGGCGGATCCATCAAGGACCGCATCGCCGCGCAGATGATCGAGGACGCCGAGCGCGAGGGCAAGCTGAAGCCCGGCGGCACCATTGTGGAGCCCACCTCCGGCAACACCGGCGTGGGCCTGGCCCTGGTGGCGCAGCAGAAGGGCTACAAGTGCATCTTCGTGGTCCCGGACAAGGTGGGCGAGGACAAGCGTGCGGTGCTGCAGGCGTACGGCGCGGAAGTGGTGGTCACGCCCACCTCCGTTCCGCCGGACAGCCCGCAAAGCTACTACGGCGTCTCGGACCGCATCACCCGGGAGACGCCGGGCGCCTACAAGCCGGACCAGTTCTCCAATCCCGCCGCCCCGGGCAGCCACTACAAGACCACCGGCCCGGAGATCTGGCGCGATACCGACGGCAAGGTAACGCACTGCGTTATCGGCGCGGGCACGGGCGGCACCATCACCGGCACCGGGCGGTACCTCAAGGAGGTTTCGGCGGACCGGCCGGAGTCCGACGGCGGCGTGGTCAAGATCATCGGCGCGGACCCCGCGGGCTCGGTCTACTCCGGCGGGACCGGGCGCCCCTACTTCGTGGAGGGCGTTGGCGAGGACATGTGGCCGGCTAACTACGACAAGTCGGTCCCGGACGAGGTGATCGCCGTCAGCGACGCCGATTCCTTCGCCATGACCCGCCGGCTGGCGCGGGAGGAGGGACTGCTGGTGGGCGGCTCCTCCGGGATGGCCGTGGTAGCCGCGCTGCAGGCGGCCCGGGACCTGCCGGAAAGCGCCGTCGTCGTGGTCATCCTCCCAGACTCAGGACGCGGCTACCTGGCCAAGATCTTCAACGACCAGTGGATGCGCTCCTATGGTTTCCTCTCCGGCGGCGAGGAAACCTCCGTGGGGGAGGTCATCAAGTCCAAGAACGGCGAACTGCCGGACCTGGTGCACATCCACCCCAACGAGTCTGTCCGCGACGTCATCAACATCATGAACGAGTTCGGCGTCAGCCACATCCCGGTCCTGTCCCAGGAACCGCCCGTGGTCATGGGCGAGGTCCTCGGCGCCGTGGACGAGCGCACACTGACTGCCAAACTGTTCCGGGGCGAGGCCAAGCTGACGGACAAGATCTCCGAGCATATGGGACCCAAGCTGCCCGTCATCGGATCGCTGGAAACCATCTCTGCCGCCAGGGAACTGCTGTCTGACACGGACACCCTGATGGTCACGTTCGTGGGTGCGCCCGTTGGCATCCTCACCCGGCACGACCTGCTGGCCTACCTCAGCAACTGA